ATTGGTGGCCACAATCACGTTATGCACATAGTCAACTGACACCGCATCAATGTCGATTTCACCGGGCATGGTCAGATGTCGTTTGGGCGCGACGTTGCCGTTGGCCAGCCGGTCAAACACCAAGATCACAGCGTCTTCCGACACCAATATTTCATTGTTGACCGGGTCGATCTCCACCTTATCCGTATTGCTCAGCCGGGTCGCCGAGCCTTGAATCACGCGCAGCGGCTTTTCCTCCCCGCTGGCGCCGCCGCGAAAAACCAGGATGGCCTGCGCGAACGGCTGCGGGACATAGAACTCGTCGCGAAGCGCGTCGTAGACAATGCCGTGCATGGTGCGCCCCAGCATGGTGGACTGTCCTTCGATTTTTCGGACAGGCTTTTCATTGCCCTCCGCCAACCTGGCGAAGGCCGCAATCTGCGGATGCGCCACTCAGTTCGGCACTAGAATCTGCTCGCGCTTGGCGTCGTAGGCGATGGCGCCGGGATTGCCGATCATCAGCGCCGGCTCGTCGGCGGGCCCGCTGCGAATGGTCCGCAGCGGAGGCGTATTGCCGGCAGCGCCCAGCTTGTACGCCGTCGCCGTGTGGTTGCCAAAGTTGGCCACCCACAGCTCGCCGTTCTTGCGGTCGAGTGTGATTCCAGTGGGATTTCGCAAGCCGGTTAGCGCGCCTTTCAGCACCCGCAGCGGAGCCACATCGCCCGTCGCGTCAGGCGCGAAAACCAGAATGGAATCGCCCATGTCGTTGGCTACGTAAAGCTCTCCTGTCTCACTGTCAACCGACAATCCAGTGGGCCAATTCAACTGAGTCTTCGTTCCAGAGAGGACGCGCAGCGGCGGCGTGTTCCCCTGCGCCACGATGTCATGCGCGGTAATTGATGAGGGGAATGTTTTCCCCGTGCCAGGAATCCGCCGCTCCGCCGGCCACGTGGAGGCCGTGCTAAATGTCCCCTGATACATTCCAGTCTGAGTGATGTCGCCGGTGGTGCGGTTGAACTCCCGGAAGCTGCCGTGGTTCGTCGCGTAGAGCACTCCCCGCTTGGTATCGACGGCAATTCCGTGAGGATCGGCTAGGCGGGTCTTATCCCCTTGCAGCAGCCGCAGCGGCACATCGCGGTTTCTGGCGTTCTTGTCGAACACCACAATGGCGTTGGAATGCTGTAGGGAAAGGAACATCTCCTTGCGCTCCTCCGACACGTCAACGCCAAACGTTCCGTGCGGAGTCCTCAGCTCCGCCGCCGGAGCCGCATTGCCGCGCTGCTCGCGGCTGAAGATCACCAGCGTATCCACGGTGTCGTTGTTGACCGCATAGATGTCTCCGCTATCAGGGTCAATATAGAGGCCGCACTGAAATTCGATCTTGGTGTTGGATCCGCCCAGAATGCGCTTCGGCTCGCTGAAGCTGGTGGGCGGCGGCGTTGCGGCATCGCGATTGTAAACCAATATCTGAAAGAGATTTTCGTCGGTTACCACCACTTCATTGTTCTTGGCGTCCACGGCGACAGAACTGAACGCAGGATAGGAATCGCGAATCACGCGCACGGGCCGCCGCTTGGCCGCTGCCGCCGAATCGGATAGAGCGGTTTGCGTGCGGCTTTGGGTCGTGGCGGTGATTTGCGTTGCGGTATAACTCGCGGGCGACCACTCGCACATCTGCCCGTCCATTTCAGGCAGTTCGGCTACCGCGATGAGTTTGGGGCCGCCGGTGTGAGCATTCGCTCCACGTGGCAAGTGGCCGCCCGCTGGCGGCAATTCCATACGTCCAAATTGCAGGACAGAGACGGCGACGGCCATCACTGCCGTCATCATCACAAGCCCGGCCTTACGATGCCGTAAATTGTGCACAGCCGCTTGAAGGCTCTTCATGGTTCCTGATCTCCAATCCATTGTTCGCTCAACGGCAGGTGAAGTTGCCTTGCACCCAGTTGGCGCGATCGTTCTCGCCGCCTGCCGGGCCGCTATAGACGGCGCGCTGCGGATACGCGCAAATTTTGCGCTCGTTGTCCACCTTGCCATCGGCGCCATGCGTGGCGACTAGATGCTCCGGCGCCTTGCCGTTCTCCACCCAATCCACCAGCGGAGCCAGCTTGTCCCATGTATTCGGCCCGGCCCCGCCGCCGCAGTGACCCATGCCTGGAATCATGAACAGCCGGGCGCGCTCGCGTCCGGCCTGGGTGTCCGCCGCGAAGGTGGTGGTCAGCACATCCTTATAATAATCCACCGTCGGCTCCGGTGAGACCTGCGGGTCGGCCCAGCCGTGATAGAGGATCAACTTGCCGTTCCGCGCCTTCAGAAATTTGCTGAGGTTGGGGTCTTTGGCGTCCAGCATATCGATGATCAGCTTGCCGCGGCCGTTGGCCAGATCATCCACGTTGAACTCCCACCAGCCCCATTCCGGCGACAGCTTCTTCTTGTCGAGCTTCTGGTTGATGTCGGTGAAATCCGCCGGCGGCACTCCCGGATCGTTCTCATAGAACATATAATTCAGGCGGTCGCCGGAGGATTGTAGGCCGTCGGGAAGCAATTTATTTCCGGCATGAGGAATAATCTGACGCTCCCAGGCCGCCTCAGAGCCGAACGCCGGACCTTTATGGATGCGCCGTCCCTTGCTGTCGCGCGCTCCCTGATAGATGGCCTCGATCGACTGCAACTGCGCGCTGGTGAAGCAGTCGGCGCGGTTGGCATTGGCTGAGCATGTCTGCGCGGCAAACTCCACCTTAGGATCAAAAGTGCAGCGGAGTGGATCGTCAATCACGCCATCGCGGATGCCATCCATGGCGTCGCATTTATTGAGCACCGCGTCGCGCAACATTTCGACTTTCTTTATGCTATCGAGCGAGCCGTCGCCGTTCGTGTCACTGGCCAGATTGGCGGCGAAATTTTCGCGGAACAGCCGTTGCAGAATGGCCAGGCGGTTGACTGTATTTTCCACCGTAAAGTTGGTCGGGGCTCCGGCAACGATGCCGTCGAAGTCGTCCGGGAAGCGCTGCGCTTCCATCAGACCCTGGCGGCCTCCGGTGGAGCAGCCCTCAAAATAGGAGCGCTGCGGCGCTTTGCGGTAATAGGCTTCCACCATGGTGCGCGCGGCGTTGACAGTCAAATGCACAGCGCGGTAAGCGAAATCAATCTCGCCCTGCCGGTTATTGAAGGCGTAGGTCGAGCCCGGCTCCGAGCCTTCGTCATGTCCCGAATTGCTGTTGGCCACGGCATAGCCCTGGGCGAGGCGATGGTCGGCGAAATCCAGGTCGCCGTCCTGTCCGCCGTCGCCCCACATGAGGAAGCGGCCGTTCCATTTATCCGCGAAGGGGAGCTGCACATGATAGTGAATGGCGGGCGAGATAAGTCCGCGCACGTAGCAATAGCGCGGCGTCGAGCCCTTGGCCTCGATGACCTTCGCCGAAAGGATGGTCAGGTTCGCCAGGTTTTCGAGCGCCAGGCAGCTCCGCTCCTGATCCACCGGGCCACCAGGGCCATTCTGCCATGCGAACGCATCGCCGCCGCCCAGCCACATCGCGATGGTTGCCAGTGAGATAACTAGTGAGCGTGTTACTCGTTTCATCACGGGAATCTCCATTCTTGCCGGTTCTCATTGCGGGGGACTCTAAAATGGTTCGCAAGCGGACCCGCATCCTGCGGGGCATTATAAAGTACAAGACATTTCTATTACAGAATAAATTCACGCGGGATTTGCACGGGGTGAGGCGTTGGTGCATGAATCAACCTAGGCTCCCCCGCTAGTAATGGCTCGGTGTCCCGATCCATCATGGAGATCGAGGGGGGCAACGTCATGGCCGCGGGGAAGTCGA
The Acidobacteriota bacterium DNA segment above includes these coding regions:
- a CDS encoding tannase/feruloyl esterase family alpha/beta hydrolase; translated protein: MEIPVMKRVTRSLVISLATIAMWLGGGDAFAWQNGPGGPVDQERSCLALENLANLTILSAKVIEAKGSTPRYCYVRGLISPAIHYHVQLPFADKWNGRFLMWGDGGQDGDLDFADHRLAQGYAVANSNSGHDEGSEPGSTYAFNNRQGEIDFAYRAVHLTVNAARTMVEAYYRKAPQRSYFEGCSTGGRQGLMEAQRFPDDFDGIVAGAPTNFTVENTVNRLAILQRLFRENFAANLASDTNGDGSLDSIKKVEMLRDAVLNKCDAMDGIRDGVIDDPLRCTFDPKVEFAAQTCSANANRADCFTSAQLQSIEAIYQGARDSKGRRIHKGPAFGSEAAWERQIIPHAGNKLLPDGLQSSGDRLNYMFYENDPGVPPADFTDINQKLDKKKLSPEWGWWEFNVDDLANGRGKLIIDMLDAKDPNLSKFLKARNGKLILYHGWADPQVSPEPTVDYYKDVLTTTFAADTQAGRERARLFMIPGMGHCGGGAGPNTWDKLAPLVDWVENGKAPEHLVATHGADGKVDNERKICAYPQRAVYSGPAGGENDRANWVQGNFTCR